The following are from one region of the Epinephelus fuscoguttatus linkage group LG11, E.fuscoguttatus.final_Chr_v1 genome:
- the katna1 gene encoding katanin p60 ATPase-containing subunit A1, which translates to MSLREISENVKLAREYALLGNYSSASVLYHGLLDQIKKYVYTVRDSSFQQRWQQLWQEISEENRQVQDIMSTLENFQLDTTPAKPSNHDDCEIRPVPVEPRHSPCPVRRPANPYKESKPPNNRLSVAVRAQQRHLPRGANGDRSKPPKGKEKRESREAAGKAKDDKNKSDVQDKELKKFDGTGYDKDLVEALERDIISQNPNVKWDNIADLEDAKKLLKEAVVLPMWMPAFFKGIRRPWKGVLMVGPPGTGKTLLAKAVATECRTTFFNVSSSTLTSKYRGESEKLVRLLFEMARFYAPTTIFIDEIDSMCSRRGTSEEHEASRRVKAELLVQMDGVGGASENDDPSKMVMVLAATNFPWDIDEALRRRLEKRIYIPLPSTKGRVELLRINLKELELASDVDLNKIAEQLEGYSGADITIVCRDASLMAMRRRIEGLTPEEIRNISRDEMHMPTTMEDFESALKKVSKSVSAADLEKYEKWIEEFGSC; encoded by the exons ATGAGTCTACGAGAGATCAGCGAGAACGTGAAGCTAGCCCGCGAATACGCCCTGCTGGGAAACTACAGCTCGGCCAGTGTTCTCTATCATGGATTACTAGACCAAATCAAGAAGTATGTGTACACCGTGCGGGACAGCAGTTTTCAGCAGAGATGGCAGCAG TTGTGGCAAGAAATCAGTGAAGAGAATCGACAGGTTCAGGACATAATGTCGACTCTGGAGAACTTTCAGCTGGACACGACGCCTGCAAAACCCAGTAACCACGACGACTGTGAAATAAGGCCTGTGCCTGTAGAGCCGAG GCATTCTCCCTGCCCTGTCAGGCGGCCAGCTAACCCCTATAAAGAAAGCAAACCTCCCAACAACAGGCTGAGCGTGGCTGTGAGGGCCCAGCAGAGGCACTTGCCTCGCGGGGCCAATGGAGACAGAAGCAAACCACCTAAAGGCAAAGAAAAGAGGGAGTCGAGAGAGGCTGCTGGCAAAGCTAAAGATGATAAG AATAAATCAGATGTCCAAGACAAAGAGTTGAAAAAGTTTGACGGGACAGGATATGATAAAGACCTCGTGGAAGCTCTGGAGAGAGATATTATATCTCAGAATCCAAATGTTAAATG GGACAACATCGCAGACTTGGAAGATGCAAAAAAACTCCTGAAAGAAGCAGTTGTGTTGCCGATGTGGATGCCAGCATTTTTCAAAGGCATAAGAAGACCATGGAAG gGAGTGCTGATGGTTGGACCTCCAGGCACGGGGAAAACACTTTTGGCCAAAGCAGTTGCCACTGAGTGCAGAACCACATTCTTCAACGTCTCCTCGTCTACGCTCACCTCCAAGTACAGAGGGGAGTCTGAGAAGCTAGTTCGCCTTCTCTTTGAAATG GCACGCTTTTATGCGCCAACGACGATCTTCATTGATGAAATAGACTCCATGTGCAGCCGCAGAGGGACTTCAGAGGAACATGAGGCCAGCCGGAGAGTCAAGGCAGAGCTACTGGTGCAGATGGATG GAGTCGGTGGAGCATCAGAAAACGATGATCCTTCTAAGATGGTGATGGTGCTGGCGGCCACCAACTTCCCATGGGACATCGATGAGGCTCTGAGAAGACGGCTGGAGAAGAGGATCTACATCCCTCTGCCTTCAA CCAAAGGACGAGTAGAGCTGCTCAGGATTAATCTGAAGGAGCTGGAGCTGGCCAGCGATGTGGACTTGAACAAGATCGCAGAGCAGTTGGAAGGTTACTCAGGAGCAGACATTACCATCGTTTGCAG GGACGCCTCTCTGATGGCCATGAGGCGCAGAATCGAGGGCCTCACGCCAGAAGAGATCCGTAACATTTCCCGTGACGAGATGCACATGCCCACCACCATGGAGGACTTTGAGTCAGCTCTGAAGAAAGTGTCCAAATCTGTGTCTGCAGCCGACCTAGAGAAGTACGAGAAGTGGATCGAAGAGTTTGGGTCCTGCTGA
- the LOC125896971 gene encoding cystatin-B-like, translated as MSSGGGTPEVDIFAWSETKDADEGTQEFCDKVKGEVEKTTGQNFADYKAVKYRNKNLCGGEHFVIKVQVGETDYIHLYVTRVTGIQHPERVPPSLQGVQQNKTKEDLLEPF; from the exons ATGTCGTCAGGAGGTGGTACACCAGAGGTGGACATATTTGCATGGAGCGAGACAAAGGATGCCGATGAGGGAACTCAGGAATTTTGTGATAAG GTGAAGGGAGAGGTGGAGAAAACAACAGGCCAAAACTTTGCAGATTACAAAGCAGTGAAATACAGGAATAAGAATCTGTGTGGAGGAGAACACTTCGTCATCAAG gttCAAGTTGGAGAAACCGACTACATTCATCTGTATGTCACTCGTGTGACTGGGATTCAACATCCGGAGAGAGTACCTCCATCACTGCAAGGTGTACAGCAGAACAAAACCAAAGAGGACCTCCTGGAACCTTTTTAG